One genomic segment of Ricinus communis isolate WT05 ecotype wild-type chromosome 5, ASM1957865v1, whole genome shotgun sequence includes these proteins:
- the LOC8272435 gene encoding IRK-interacting protein isoform X6 has product MASSSSSPPSLLASPHFTPIQECEEREQEDEERNQNMATTPKPTPSSSVDKRETPKHQPTPLHVKNGKTNFKKRHDNCSGEEEDGSVSCNKCRPHSREKISVVPLDTNGLNKNSSFIASPNGLFKSLFSSLTRKSPKSIDVSTSRDEQWKIAIAELSHKLIQATRKRDEAILEASRLKYSMSELEKKLNKLEVYCHNLKSGLDECSSNSPYRNGKGLTIYQRNSVNEKVIELFLVSVSEARSSVRLLSRSLTMQLRHMGGRVFERISVLLQPYDVKISSSKNPKSILFYLEALLNKTFFEDFESVGFQKSSINSILNPIDRCEANYASFNVLKELTWEEVLSKGTRHFSEEFSKFCDRKMNEIVAMLGWNRAWPEPLLQAFFGASRNVWLVHLLANSVHPGLPIFRVDKWVRFDSVYMEDMGGDRAKKLVPTIVRIMVAPGFYVYGNVVKCKVLCRDNASCS; this is encoded by the exons ttCTCTACTTGCCTCTCCTCATTTTACTCCT ATTCAAGAATGCGAAGAACGAGAACAAGAAGATGAagagagaaaccaaaataTGGCAACAACACCGAAACCGACACCAAGTAGTTCTGTGGATAAAAGAGAGACTCCAAAGCACCAGCCAACACCTCTCCATGTCAAAAACGGCAAAACCAACTTCAAGAAACGGCATGATAACTGCagtggagaagaagaagatggttCTGTTTCTTGTAACAAGTGTCGTCCACACTCCAGAGAGAAAATCTCTGTTGTTCCTTTGGATACTAATGGCCTAAACAAGAACTCTTCTTTTATCGCCAGTCCTAATGGACTCTTTAAATCTCTCTTCTCCTCTTTAACGAGAAAGAGTCCAAAATCTATAGATGTATCAACTTCAAGAGATGAACAATGGAAGATTGCCATAGCTGAGCTATCACATAAGTTGATTCAAGCAACAAGGAAGAGAGATGAAGCAATTCTTGAAGCTTCAAGGTTGAAGTACTCTATGTCAGAACTTGAAAAGAAGCTTAATAAGCTTGAAGTTTACTGTCATAATTTGAAGTCAGGACTTGATGAGTGTAGCAGCAATTCACCGTACCGGAATGGGAAAGGTTTAACTATCTATCAACGAAATAGTGTTAATGAAAAGGTGATAGAGCTATTTTTGGTTTCAGTTTCTGAAGCAAGATCTTCAGTTAGGCTATTGAGCAGGTCACTTACTATGCAACTAAGGCATATGGGAGGCAGAGTTTTTGAGAGAATATCTGTTCTGCTTCAACCTTATGATGTAAAGATTTCATCCTCTAAGAACCCTAAAagtattcttttttatcttgaaGCCTTATTGAATAAAACTTTCTTTGAAGATTTTGAATCTGTTGGGTTCCAGAAAAGTTCTATAAATTCGATATTGAACCCAATTGATAGATGTGAAGCAAACTATGCATCTTTTAATGTGCTAAAAGAGTTGACATGGGAGGAGGTTTTGAGTAAGGGGACAAGGCATTTCAGTGAAGAGTTTAGTAAGTTCTGCGACAGAAAAATGAATGAGATTGTGGCTATGTTGGGATGGAATAGAGCATGGCCTGAGCCACTTCTGCAAGCTTTTTTTGGTGCTTCTAGAAATGTATGGTTGGTTCATCTTTTAGCTAATTCAGTGCATCCTGGTTTGCCAATCTTTAGGGTGGATAAGTGGGTTAGGTTTGACTCAGTTTACATGGAAGATATGGGTGGAGACAGAGCTAAAAAGTTGGTCCCAACCATAGTCCGGATCATGGTTGCACCTGGGTTCTATGTTTATGGCAATGTGGTCAAGTGCAAGGTGCTTTGCAG AGACAATGCCTCATGTAGCTAG
- the LOC8272435 gene encoding IRK-interacting protein isoform X5, with amino-acid sequence MASSSSSPPSLLASPHFTPIQECEEREQEDEERNQNMATTPKPTPSSSVDKRETPKHQPTPLHVKNGKTNFKKRHDNCSGEEEDGSVSCNKCRPHSREKISVVPLDTNGLNKNSSFIASPNGLFKSLFSSLTRKSPKSIDVSTSRDEQWKIAIAELSHKLIQATRKRDEAILEASRLKYSMSELEKKLNKLEVYCHNLKSGLDECSSNSPYRNGKGLTIYQRNSVNEKVIELFLVSVSEARSSVRLLSRSLTMQLRHMGGRVFERISVLLQPYDVKISSSKNPKSILFYLEALLNKTFFEDFESVGFQKSSINSILNPIDRCEANYASFNVLKELTWEEVLSKGTRHFSEEFSKFCDRKMNEIVAMLGWNRAWPEPLLQAFFGASRNVWLVHLLANSVHPGLPIFRVDKWVRFDSVYMEDMGGDRAKKLVPTIVRIMVAPGFYVYGNVVKCKVLCRYYNHNINVSDERI; translated from the exons ttCTCTACTTGCCTCTCCTCATTTTACTCCT ATTCAAGAATGCGAAGAACGAGAACAAGAAGATGAagagagaaaccaaaataTGGCAACAACACCGAAACCGACACCAAGTAGTTCTGTGGATAAAAGAGAGACTCCAAAGCACCAGCCAACACCTCTCCATGTCAAAAACGGCAAAACCAACTTCAAGAAACGGCATGATAACTGCagtggagaagaagaagatggttCTGTTTCTTGTAACAAGTGTCGTCCACACTCCAGAGAGAAAATCTCTGTTGTTCCTTTGGATACTAATGGCCTAAACAAGAACTCTTCTTTTATCGCCAGTCCTAATGGACTCTTTAAATCTCTCTTCTCCTCTTTAACGAGAAAGAGTCCAAAATCTATAGATGTATCAACTTCAAGAGATGAACAATGGAAGATTGCCATAGCTGAGCTATCACATAAGTTGATTCAAGCAACAAGGAAGAGAGATGAAGCAATTCTTGAAGCTTCAAGGTTGAAGTACTCTATGTCAGAACTTGAAAAGAAGCTTAATAAGCTTGAAGTTTACTGTCATAATTTGAAGTCAGGACTTGATGAGTGTAGCAGCAATTCACCGTACCGGAATGGGAAAGGTTTAACTATCTATCAACGAAATAGTGTTAATGAAAAGGTGATAGAGCTATTTTTGGTTTCAGTTTCTGAAGCAAGATCTTCAGTTAGGCTATTGAGCAGGTCACTTACTATGCAACTAAGGCATATGGGAGGCAGAGTTTTTGAGAGAATATCTGTTCTGCTTCAACCTTATGATGTAAAGATTTCATCCTCTAAGAACCCTAAAagtattcttttttatcttgaaGCCTTATTGAATAAAACTTTCTTTGAAGATTTTGAATCTGTTGGGTTCCAGAAAAGTTCTATAAATTCGATATTGAACCCAATTGATAGATGTGAAGCAAACTATGCATCTTTTAATGTGCTAAAAGAGTTGACATGGGAGGAGGTTTTGAGTAAGGGGACAAGGCATTTCAGTGAAGAGTTTAGTAAGTTCTGCGACAGAAAAATGAATGAGATTGTGGCTATGTTGGGATGGAATAGAGCATGGCCTGAGCCACTTCTGCAAGCTTTTTTTGGTGCTTCTAGAAATGTATGGTTGGTTCATCTTTTAGCTAATTCAGTGCATCCTGGTTTGCCAATCTTTAGGGTGGATAAGTGGGTTAGGTTTGACTCAGTTTACATGGAAGATATGGGTGGAGACAGAGCTAAAAAGTTGGTCCCAACCATAGTCCGGATCATGGTTGCACCTGGGTTCTATGTTTATGGCAATGTGGTCAAGTGCAAGGTGCTTTGCAGGTACtataatcataatattaatGTTAGTGATGAAAGGATTTGA
- the LOC8272435 gene encoding IRK-interacting protein isoform X3 → MASSSSSPPSLLASPHFTPIQECEEREQEDEERNQNMATTPKPTPSSSVDKRETPKHQPTPLHVKNGKTNFKKRHDNCSGEEEDGSVSCNKCRPHSREKISVVPLDTNGLNKNSSFIASPNGLFKSLFSSLTRKSPKSIDVSTSRDEQWKIAIAELSHKLIQATRKRDEAILEASRLKYSMSELEKKLNKLEVYCHNLKSGLDECSSNSPYRNGKGLTIYQRNSVNEKVIELFLVSVSEARSSVRLLSRSLTMQLRHMGGRVFERISVLLQPYDVKISSSKNPKSILFYLEALLNKTFFEDFESVGFQKSSINSILNPIDRCEANYASFNVLKELTWEEVLSKGTRHFSEEFSKFCDRKMNEIVAMLGWNRAWPEPLLQAFFGASRNVWLVHLLANSVHPGLPIFRVDKWVRFDSVYMEDMGGDRAKKLVPTIVRIMVAPGFYVYGNVVKCKVLCRGEAVVGKGHQIWKLYYGKTCKYCS, encoded by the exons ttCTCTACTTGCCTCTCCTCATTTTACTCCT ATTCAAGAATGCGAAGAACGAGAACAAGAAGATGAagagagaaaccaaaataTGGCAACAACACCGAAACCGACACCAAGTAGTTCTGTGGATAAAAGAGAGACTCCAAAGCACCAGCCAACACCTCTCCATGTCAAAAACGGCAAAACCAACTTCAAGAAACGGCATGATAACTGCagtggagaagaagaagatggttCTGTTTCTTGTAACAAGTGTCGTCCACACTCCAGAGAGAAAATCTCTGTTGTTCCTTTGGATACTAATGGCCTAAACAAGAACTCTTCTTTTATCGCCAGTCCTAATGGACTCTTTAAATCTCTCTTCTCCTCTTTAACGAGAAAGAGTCCAAAATCTATAGATGTATCAACTTCAAGAGATGAACAATGGAAGATTGCCATAGCTGAGCTATCACATAAGTTGATTCAAGCAACAAGGAAGAGAGATGAAGCAATTCTTGAAGCTTCAAGGTTGAAGTACTCTATGTCAGAACTTGAAAAGAAGCTTAATAAGCTTGAAGTTTACTGTCATAATTTGAAGTCAGGACTTGATGAGTGTAGCAGCAATTCACCGTACCGGAATGGGAAAGGTTTAACTATCTATCAACGAAATAGTGTTAATGAAAAGGTGATAGAGCTATTTTTGGTTTCAGTTTCTGAAGCAAGATCTTCAGTTAGGCTATTGAGCAGGTCACTTACTATGCAACTAAGGCATATGGGAGGCAGAGTTTTTGAGAGAATATCTGTTCTGCTTCAACCTTATGATGTAAAGATTTCATCCTCTAAGAACCCTAAAagtattcttttttatcttgaaGCCTTATTGAATAAAACTTTCTTTGAAGATTTTGAATCTGTTGGGTTCCAGAAAAGTTCTATAAATTCGATATTGAACCCAATTGATAGATGTGAAGCAAACTATGCATCTTTTAATGTGCTAAAAGAGTTGACATGGGAGGAGGTTTTGAGTAAGGGGACAAGGCATTTCAGTGAAGAGTTTAGTAAGTTCTGCGACAGAAAAATGAATGAGATTGTGGCTATGTTGGGATGGAATAGAGCATGGCCTGAGCCACTTCTGCAAGCTTTTTTTGGTGCTTCTAGAAATGTATGGTTGGTTCATCTTTTAGCTAATTCAGTGCATCCTGGTTTGCCAATCTTTAGGGTGGATAAGTGGGTTAGGTTTGACTCAGTTTACATGGAAGATATGGGTGGAGACAGAGCTAAAAAGTTGGTCCCAACCATAGTCCGGATCATGGTTGCACCTGGGTTCTATGTTTATGGCAATGTGGTCAAGTGCAAGGTGCTTTGCAG GGGAGAGGCAGTTGTTGGAAAAGGGCATCAGATTTGGAAGCTTTATTATGGAAAAACATGCAAGTACTGTAGTTAA
- the LOC8272435 gene encoding IRK-interacting protein isoform X4: MASSSSSPPSLLASPHFTPIQECEEREQEDEERNQNMATTPKPTPSSSVDKRETPKHQPTPLHVKNGKTNFKKRHDNCSGEEEDGSVSCNKCRPHSREKISVVPLDTNGLNKNSSFIASPNGLFKSLFSSLTRKSPKSIDVSTSRDEQWKIAIAELSHKLIQATRKRDEAILEASRLKYSMSELEKKLNKLEVYCHNLKSGLDECSSNSPYRNGKGLTIYQRNSVNEKVIELFLVSVSEARSSVRLLSRSLTMQLRHMGGRVFERISVLLQPYDVKISSSKNPKSILFYLEALLNKTFFEDFESVGFQKSSINSILNPIDRCEANYASFNVLKELTWEEVLSKGTRHFSEEFSKFCDRKMNEIVAMLGWNRAWPEPLLQAFFGASRNVWLVHLLANSVHPGLPIFRVDKWVRFDSVYMEDMGGDRAKKLVPTIVRIMVAPGFYVYGNVVKCKVLCSDQDMHLGVLKWPIGDFWVKRQCLM; encoded by the exons ttCTCTACTTGCCTCTCCTCATTTTACTCCT ATTCAAGAATGCGAAGAACGAGAACAAGAAGATGAagagagaaaccaaaataTGGCAACAACACCGAAACCGACACCAAGTAGTTCTGTGGATAAAAGAGAGACTCCAAAGCACCAGCCAACACCTCTCCATGTCAAAAACGGCAAAACCAACTTCAAGAAACGGCATGATAACTGCagtggagaagaagaagatggttCTGTTTCTTGTAACAAGTGTCGTCCACACTCCAGAGAGAAAATCTCTGTTGTTCCTTTGGATACTAATGGCCTAAACAAGAACTCTTCTTTTATCGCCAGTCCTAATGGACTCTTTAAATCTCTCTTCTCCTCTTTAACGAGAAAGAGTCCAAAATCTATAGATGTATCAACTTCAAGAGATGAACAATGGAAGATTGCCATAGCTGAGCTATCACATAAGTTGATTCAAGCAACAAGGAAGAGAGATGAAGCAATTCTTGAAGCTTCAAGGTTGAAGTACTCTATGTCAGAACTTGAAAAGAAGCTTAATAAGCTTGAAGTTTACTGTCATAATTTGAAGTCAGGACTTGATGAGTGTAGCAGCAATTCACCGTACCGGAATGGGAAAGGTTTAACTATCTATCAACGAAATAGTGTTAATGAAAAGGTGATAGAGCTATTTTTGGTTTCAGTTTCTGAAGCAAGATCTTCAGTTAGGCTATTGAGCAGGTCACTTACTATGCAACTAAGGCATATGGGAGGCAGAGTTTTTGAGAGAATATCTGTTCTGCTTCAACCTTATGATGTAAAGATTTCATCCTCTAAGAACCCTAAAagtattcttttttatcttgaaGCCTTATTGAATAAAACTTTCTTTGAAGATTTTGAATCTGTTGGGTTCCAGAAAAGTTCTATAAATTCGATATTGAACCCAATTGATAGATGTGAAGCAAACTATGCATCTTTTAATGTGCTAAAAGAGTTGACATGGGAGGAGGTTTTGAGTAAGGGGACAAGGCATTTCAGTGAAGAGTTTAGTAAGTTCTGCGACAGAAAAATGAATGAGATTGTGGCTATGTTGGGATGGAATAGAGCATGGCCTGAGCCACTTCTGCAAGCTTTTTTTGGTGCTTCTAGAAATGTATGGTTGGTTCATCTTTTAGCTAATTCAGTGCATCCTGGTTTGCCAATCTTTAGGGTGGATAAGTGGGTTAGGTTTGACTCAGTTTACATGGAAGATATGGGTGGAGACAGAGCTAAAAAGTTGGTCCCAACCATAGTCCGGATCATGGTTGCACCTGGGTTCTATGTTTATGGCAATGTGGTCAAGTGCAAGGTGCTTTGCAG TGATCAGGATATGCATCTTGGAGTACTGAAATGGCCAATTGGGGATTTTTGGGTCAAA AGACAATGCCTCATGTAG
- the LOC8272435 gene encoding IRK-interacting protein isoform X2, which translates to MASSSSSPPSLLASPHFTPIQECEEREQEDEERNQNMATTPKPTPSSSVDKRETPKHQPTPLHVKNGKTNFKKRHDNCSGEEEDGSVSCNKCRPHSREKISVVPLDTNGLNKNSSFIASPNGLFKSLFSSLTRKSPKSIDVSTSRDEQWKIAIAELSHKLIQATRKRDEAILEASRLKYSMSELEKKLNKLEVYCHNLKSGLDECSSNSPYRNGKGLTIYQRNSVNEKVIELFLVSVSEARSSVRLLSRSLTMQLRHMGGRVFERISVLLQPYDVKISSSKNPKSILFYLEALLNKTFFEDFESVGFQKSSINSILNPIDRCEANYASFNVLKELTWEEVLSKGTRHFSEEFSKFCDRKMNEIVAMLGWNRAWPEPLLQAFFGASRNVWLVHLLANSVHPGLPIFRVDKWVRFDSVYMEDMGGDRAKKLVPTIVRIMVAPGFYVYGNVVKCKVLCRWNHIYCQEFLVSEQILIMALNFREYYNLDLTLHIS; encoded by the exons ttCTCTACTTGCCTCTCCTCATTTTACTCCT ATTCAAGAATGCGAAGAACGAGAACAAGAAGATGAagagagaaaccaaaataTGGCAACAACACCGAAACCGACACCAAGTAGTTCTGTGGATAAAAGAGAGACTCCAAAGCACCAGCCAACACCTCTCCATGTCAAAAACGGCAAAACCAACTTCAAGAAACGGCATGATAACTGCagtggagaagaagaagatggttCTGTTTCTTGTAACAAGTGTCGTCCACACTCCAGAGAGAAAATCTCTGTTGTTCCTTTGGATACTAATGGCCTAAACAAGAACTCTTCTTTTATCGCCAGTCCTAATGGACTCTTTAAATCTCTCTTCTCCTCTTTAACGAGAAAGAGTCCAAAATCTATAGATGTATCAACTTCAAGAGATGAACAATGGAAGATTGCCATAGCTGAGCTATCACATAAGTTGATTCAAGCAACAAGGAAGAGAGATGAAGCAATTCTTGAAGCTTCAAGGTTGAAGTACTCTATGTCAGAACTTGAAAAGAAGCTTAATAAGCTTGAAGTTTACTGTCATAATTTGAAGTCAGGACTTGATGAGTGTAGCAGCAATTCACCGTACCGGAATGGGAAAGGTTTAACTATCTATCAACGAAATAGTGTTAATGAAAAGGTGATAGAGCTATTTTTGGTTTCAGTTTCTGAAGCAAGATCTTCAGTTAGGCTATTGAGCAGGTCACTTACTATGCAACTAAGGCATATGGGAGGCAGAGTTTTTGAGAGAATATCTGTTCTGCTTCAACCTTATGATGTAAAGATTTCATCCTCTAAGAACCCTAAAagtattcttttttatcttgaaGCCTTATTGAATAAAACTTTCTTTGAAGATTTTGAATCTGTTGGGTTCCAGAAAAGTTCTATAAATTCGATATTGAACCCAATTGATAGATGTGAAGCAAACTATGCATCTTTTAATGTGCTAAAAGAGTTGACATGGGAGGAGGTTTTGAGTAAGGGGACAAGGCATTTCAGTGAAGAGTTTAGTAAGTTCTGCGACAGAAAAATGAATGAGATTGTGGCTATGTTGGGATGGAATAGAGCATGGCCTGAGCCACTTCTGCAAGCTTTTTTTGGTGCTTCTAGAAATGTATGGTTGGTTCATCTTTTAGCTAATTCAGTGCATCCTGGTTTGCCAATCTTTAGGGTGGATAAGTGGGTTAGGTTTGACTCAGTTTACATGGAAGATATGGGTGGAGACAGAGCTAAAAAGTTGGTCCCAACCATAGTCCGGATCATGGTTGCACCTGGGTTCTATGTTTATGGCAATGTGGTCAAGTGCAAGGTGCTTTGCAG GTGGAACCATATTTACTGCCAAGAATTTTTGGTGTCAGAGCAAATACTGATTATGGCTTTGAATTTCAGAGAATACTATAATTTAGATTTAACATTGCATATTAGCTAG
- the LOC8272435 gene encoding IRK-interacting protein isoform X1, with protein MASSSSSPPSLLASPHFTPIQECEEREQEDEERNQNMATTPKPTPSSSVDKRETPKHQPTPLHVKNGKTNFKKRHDNCSGEEEDGSVSCNKCRPHSREKISVVPLDTNGLNKNSSFIASPNGLFKSLFSSLTRKSPKSIDVSTSRDEQWKIAIAELSHKLIQATRKRDEAILEASRLKYSMSELEKKLNKLEVYCHNLKSGLDECSSNSPYRNGKGLTIYQRNSVNEKVIELFLVSVSEARSSVRLLSRSLTMQLRHMGGRVFERISVLLQPYDVKISSSKNPKSILFYLEALLNKTFFEDFESVGFQKSSINSILNPIDRCEANYASFNVLKELTWEEVLSKGTRHFSEEFSKFCDRKMNEIVAMLGWNRAWPEPLLQAFFGASRNVWLVHLLANSVHPGLPIFRVDKWVRFDSVYMEDMGGDRAKKLVPTIVRIMVAPGFYVYGNVVKCKVLCSDQDMHLGVLKWPIGDFWVKVRNWHFLVILFYSCLVNFYRHICSKCFLGITFFVKPDS; from the exons ttCTCTACTTGCCTCTCCTCATTTTACTCCT ATTCAAGAATGCGAAGAACGAGAACAAGAAGATGAagagagaaaccaaaataTGGCAACAACACCGAAACCGACACCAAGTAGTTCTGTGGATAAAAGAGAGACTCCAAAGCACCAGCCAACACCTCTCCATGTCAAAAACGGCAAAACCAACTTCAAGAAACGGCATGATAACTGCagtggagaagaagaagatggttCTGTTTCTTGTAACAAGTGTCGTCCACACTCCAGAGAGAAAATCTCTGTTGTTCCTTTGGATACTAATGGCCTAAACAAGAACTCTTCTTTTATCGCCAGTCCTAATGGACTCTTTAAATCTCTCTTCTCCTCTTTAACGAGAAAGAGTCCAAAATCTATAGATGTATCAACTTCAAGAGATGAACAATGGAAGATTGCCATAGCTGAGCTATCACATAAGTTGATTCAAGCAACAAGGAAGAGAGATGAAGCAATTCTTGAAGCTTCAAGGTTGAAGTACTCTATGTCAGAACTTGAAAAGAAGCTTAATAAGCTTGAAGTTTACTGTCATAATTTGAAGTCAGGACTTGATGAGTGTAGCAGCAATTCACCGTACCGGAATGGGAAAGGTTTAACTATCTATCAACGAAATAGTGTTAATGAAAAGGTGATAGAGCTATTTTTGGTTTCAGTTTCTGAAGCAAGATCTTCAGTTAGGCTATTGAGCAGGTCACTTACTATGCAACTAAGGCATATGGGAGGCAGAGTTTTTGAGAGAATATCTGTTCTGCTTCAACCTTATGATGTAAAGATTTCATCCTCTAAGAACCCTAAAagtattcttttttatcttgaaGCCTTATTGAATAAAACTTTCTTTGAAGATTTTGAATCTGTTGGGTTCCAGAAAAGTTCTATAAATTCGATATTGAACCCAATTGATAGATGTGAAGCAAACTATGCATCTTTTAATGTGCTAAAAGAGTTGACATGGGAGGAGGTTTTGAGTAAGGGGACAAGGCATTTCAGTGAAGAGTTTAGTAAGTTCTGCGACAGAAAAATGAATGAGATTGTGGCTATGTTGGGATGGAATAGAGCATGGCCTGAGCCACTTCTGCAAGCTTTTTTTGGTGCTTCTAGAAATGTATGGTTGGTTCATCTTTTAGCTAATTCAGTGCATCCTGGTTTGCCAATCTTTAGGGTGGATAAGTGGGTTAGGTTTGACTCAGTTTACATGGAAGATATGGGTGGAGACAGAGCTAAAAAGTTGGTCCCAACCATAGTCCGGATCATGGTTGCACCTGGGTTCTATGTTTATGGCAATGTGGTCAAGTGCAAGGTGCTTTGCAG TGATCAGGATATGCATCTTGGAGTACTGAAATGGCCAATTGGGGATTTTTGGGTCAAAGTAAGAAATTGGCATTTTCtggttattttgttttattcttgTTTGGTCAATTTTTATCGTCATATTTGCTCAAAATGCTTCTTGGGAATTACATTTTTTGTTAAACCAGATAGTTAA